In a single window of the Elusimicrobiota bacterium genome:
- a CDS encoding glycoside hydrolase family 31 protein encodes MSVRKNIVIFKNARFSILSNECIRLEYSEDSNFIDEPSMFAINRNIDFREYKSNIKNNKLTIETNRFKLTYLHNGHSFSANNLEVIILNGNKKVIWKPGMKNIGNLGGTLTTLDTISDEVDLNEGLLSRDGWYLLDDTENHLFKDGWVTQKPNKNNTDWYLFAYGTDFKSALKSMTLVAGKVPIPRKYALGAWYSRYWPYTSKEYREIVGEYKKYDFPLDIMVLDMLWHRKGWTGWSWDRKLLPDAERLLKWFHKQNIYTTLNVHPADGIQPHEDMYKAFMKDMGQDYSKGETIRFDAGNKHYLDKLFKHTHTPLEKYGVDFWWLDWQQHEFTDTIPDLTNLKILNYYYFKHTEKNNKRGLSFSRWAGWGDHRHPIQFSGDAHADWPMLKFEVPFTATAGNVGCFFWSHDTGGHFGDRNEECYTRWVQFSAMSATLRSHSTRDPDLDRRPWTYSKKAMDSMRISFHLRSIIFPYIYSSVWQCYNQSLPLIRPLYIEYPENENSYKNPQEYLFGDLFLVAPVASQGRGPGKIALQNVYFPEGPWYNWFTGEKYCGESDTISASDINEFPLYVKGGVPIPIQHYTPRMTTTPLKELVLRCYPGENGKIGKYSLYEDDGITEGYLKGKHAITDLEYNRVGNKITVTINPAKGNYKGQAKKRSYIIELPCTEKCREAIYNDKPIKTEYDNKTFTNRIYIPQQSLTKKIIIRVEVKELNPDILSKKALARRIKGLLNKDYGNTSLQDIVVDCLLKKTDKEVLETLLTLCNIRMQYKQGFGLILYNNSKSVDKDIFNVIVTDYCKNKVKTLLNSKFKVSDYLNIQNDNVKTHLAQPELGFSSKREIQIGFKVKKYPVTIKKIIEQKQSYLTKWNVLGPFPFNREQPLSEQNFGTENVAINLNAGFRGLDSKLIYWQKFSNIKNNSINLMQPCGFGRIMAYMATFIYSKKKQNILLRINSDSKFEFWHNSKKIYEQKKVRFFGYDPDIISLVMEPGDNELLIKFAKTNLGLWTIRVKIETKYPVKEFYGPGHKHIYHDE; translated from the coding sequence ATGAGCGTCAGAAAAAATATAGTAATTTTTAAAAATGCCCGGTTCAGTATTTTATCTAATGAATGTATCAGGTTAGAGTATTCAGAAGATAGTAATTTTATAGATGAACCTTCAATGTTTGCTATAAACAGAAACATTGATTTCAGAGAATACAAATCCAACATAAAAAACAACAAGTTAACTATAGAAACTAATCGTTTCAAACTTACTTATCTCCATAACGGACATTCTTTTTCTGCAAATAACCTCGAAGTAATAATCCTAAACGGCAATAAAAAAGTAATTTGGAAACCCGGTATGAAAAACATTGGTAATCTGGGCGGGACATTAACGACTCTTGATACAATCAGTGATGAAGTTGACCTTAATGAAGGTCTTCTTTCGCGCGACGGCTGGTATCTGCTTGACGATACAGAGAACCACTTATTTAAAGATGGTTGGGTAACACAAAAACCAAATAAAAACAATACAGACTGGTATCTGTTCGCATACGGGACTGATTTTAAATCGGCACTTAAATCAATGACCCTCGTAGCAGGTAAGGTACCTATACCCCGCAAGTATGCCTTAGGTGCATGGTATTCAAGATACTGGCCTTACACATCAAAAGAATATCGCGAGATAGTTGGAGAATACAAGAAATATGATTTCCCGCTTGATATAATGGTTTTAGATATGCTCTGGCACAGAAAAGGATGGACAGGCTGGTCTTGGGACAGGAAGTTATTACCTGATGCTGAGAGACTTCTTAAATGGTTCCACAAGCAGAATATTTATACTACCCTTAATGTACATCCTGCGGATGGAATACAACCCCATGAAGATATGTATAAAGCATTTATGAAAGATATGGGTCAAGACTATTCAAAAGGCGAAACTATCCGGTTCGATGCAGGCAACAAACACTATCTTGACAAACTTTTCAAACACACACATACCCCTCTTGAAAAATATGGCGTTGACTTCTGGTGGCTGGACTGGCAACAACATGAGTTTACAGACACTATACCGGACCTTACTAACCTGAAAATACTTAATTATTATTACTTCAAACATACCGAGAAAAATAATAAGCGGGGATTATCTTTTAGCAGGTGGGCAGGTTGGGGTGACCACAGACATCCGATACAATTTTCAGGTGATGCACATGCTGACTGGCCTATGCTTAAGTTTGAGGTTCCATTCACGGCAACTGCCGGAAATGTTGGCTGCTTTTTCTGGTCTCACGATACAGGCGGGCACTTTGGCGACCGTAATGAAGAATGTTATACCCGCTGGGTACAGTTTTCTGCTATGTCGGCAACTCTGCGTTCACATTCTACCCGTGACCCTGATTTAGATAGAAGACCCTGGACTTATAGTAAAAAGGCAATGGACTCAATGCGTATTTCATTCCATTTGCGTTCAATCATATTTCCATACATCTATTCAAGTGTCTGGCAGTGCTATAATCAGTCCCTGCCTCTGATAAGACCTTTATACATTGAATATCCGGAGAACGAGAATTCTTATAAAAATCCACAGGAGTATCTTTTCGGAGATTTGTTTCTTGTAGCTCCAGTCGCTTCACAGGGTAGAGGACCCGGGAAAATTGCGTTACAGAATGTATATTTCCCTGAGGGTCCTTGGTATAACTGGTTTACCGGAGAAAAATATTGCGGTGAAAGCGATACAATATCTGCATCGGACATAAATGAATTTCCCCTCTATGTAAAAGGCGGAGTTCCAATTCCAATACAACATTATACACCAAGAATGACAACCACTCCTTTAAAAGAACTTGTTCTGCGGTGCTACCCCGGAGAAAACGGCAAAATTGGAAAATATTCACTCTACGAGGACGACGGTATAACTGAGGGATACTTAAAAGGAAAACATGCTATAACTGACCTTGAATATAATCGTGTAGGAAATAAAATTACGGTAACAATAAATCCCGCAAAAGGGAATTACAAAGGACAAGCAAAGAAACGTTCATATATTATTGAACTTCCTTGCACTGAAAAATGTAGAGAGGCAATTTATAACGATAAACCTATTAAAACGGAATATGATAATAAGACATTTACCAACCGAATATATATCCCTCAACAATCGTTAACAAAAAAGATTATAATAAGAGTAGAAGTTAAAGAATTGAATCCGGATATATTAAGCAAAAAAGCTTTGGCACGAAGAATTAAAGGATTGTTAAACAAAGACTACGGTAATACTTCCCTGCAGGATATTGTAGTTGACTGCCTTTTGAAGAAAACAGACAAAGAAGTATTAGAAACCTTACTTACATTGTGCAATATTAGAATGCAGTATAAACAAGGTTTTGGATTAATATTATATAATAACTCAAAGTCAGTTGATAAAGATATTTTTAATGTTATTGTAACTGATTATTGTAAAAATAAAGTAAAAACACTGCTGAACAGCAAATTCAAAGTAAGCGATTATCTTAATATTCAAAATGATAATGTAAAAACACATCTTGCACAACCAGAATTAGGGTTCTCTTCCAAACGGGAAATTCAAATTGGTTTTAAAGTAAAAAAATATCCTGTAACTATTAAGAAAATTATAGAACAGAAACAAAGTTATCTTACCAAATGGAATGTACTCGGTCCATTCCCATTTAACAGGGAACAACCACTTTCAGAACAAAACTTCGGGACTGAAAATGTTGCCATTAATTTAAACGCGGGTTTCAGGGGATTAGACTCTAAACTAATATACTGGCAGAAATTTTCCAATATTAAAAATAACTCTATTAACCTTATGCAACCATGCGGTTTCGGCAGAATAATGGCATACATGGCAACGTTCATATATTCTAAAAAGAAACAGAATATTTTGCTTAGAATTAATTCTGACTCCAAATTTGAATTTTGGCACAACAGCAAAAAAATATACGAACAGAAAAAAGTACGATTTTTTGGCTACGATCCGGATATAATATCACTGGTCATGGAACCCGGCGACAATGAACTTCTAATAAAATTTGCCAAAACCAACCTGGGATTATGGACAATCAGAGTAAAAATAGAAACCAAATACCCTGTCAAAGAATTCTACGGACCTGGACATAAACATATCTATCACGACGAATGA
- a CDS encoding AraC family transcriptional regulator gives MYKSKIKLHFVGRIDPKVKWKIRNHSHAFHEMIIITSGEMSVLIGNKNINAKAKDVLFYSAGVEHKEQPSKINPVEAIYINWERKDKEKTEIPVLTHDNDGRIRLLVKWLFQEWQFNSKYNIQFQEAVIETIVAECLRLSKIKKGTSEFIWKIRNFMRDNIKEKISLEKLANYADLNKYHFLQKYEKLTGRTPMEDLRILRIDMAEELILTTNLPLKVIARETGFANEHHFSKIFSKYSGTTPGHLHKFPLA, from the coding sequence ATGTATAAGAGTAAAATAAAATTGCACTTTGTGGGTAGAATTGATCCAAAAGTAAAGTGGAAAATACGCAATCATTCTCATGCTTTCCATGAAATGATTATTATTACCAGCGGAGAAATGTCTGTCCTGATTGGCAATAAAAATATAAATGCAAAGGCAAAAGATGTTTTGTTTTATAGCGCGGGTGTAGAACACAAAGAACAACCGAGTAAAATAAATCCGGTTGAGGCTATATATATTAACTGGGAAAGAAAAGATAAAGAAAAAACAGAAATTCCGGTATTAACACATGACAACGACGGCAGAATAAGGCTTTTGGTAAAATGGCTTTTTCAGGAATGGCAATTTAATTCCAAATACAACATTCAATTTCAAGAAGCAGTCATTGAAACAATAGTCGCTGAATGCTTGAGGTTAAGTAAAATAAAGAAAGGAACATCGGAATTTATCTGGAAGATAAGAAATTTTATGCGTGATAATATAAAAGAAAAAATTAGCCTGGAGAAATTAGCTAATTATGCTGATTTAAATAAATATCATTTTTTACAAAAATATGAAAAACTTACAGGACGAACACCAATGGAAGATTTAAGAATATTACGTATTGATATGGCGGAAGAATTAATCTTAACAACAAATCTGCCGTTAAAAGTTATTGCCAGAGAAACAGGTTTTGCAAACGAACATCACTTCAGTAAAATATTCAGTAAATACAGCGGCACAACCCCGGGACACCTACATAAGTTTCCGCTAGCATAG
- a CDS encoding PorV/PorQ family protein, producing MRKMLSSVMLAVMIVGTICTAKLEAGAGTTAMQFLKVGIGAKQEGMGGAQVAVAEDVNSVYWNPAGLGSVSATELSFMHLSLYEGINYEYLAIGHPVNESSTIGLQIMYLNYGSMDKTLEDVNGAYDAVGSVGTFGAKDIGGAISYGKQVDDTINVGGSLKMVNQKIDTNNASGFGLDLGVEYVPVKGGIQLGLAIQNIGGKVGSSSMPSNIKAGLGKKLSAFEGENNLTVAADVNYRLDNTGIKENIGMELMIAEMIGIRAGYKIGYDEETYTLGGGFKINGESSTFNIDYAFVPTKDLGDTHRISLGIRFGAKE from the coding sequence ATGCGTAAGATGTTAAGTTCAGTAATGCTGGCAGTAATGATAGTCGGTACTATATGTACAGCTAAATTAGAAGCCGGTGCTGGCACAACAGCTATGCAATTCTTGAAAGTAGGAATAGGTGCCAAGCAGGAAGGTATGGGTGGTGCACAGGTAGCAGTAGCAGAAGATGTCAATAGCGTATACTGGAATCCTGCAGGATTAGGTTCAGTAAGTGCAACCGAACTATCATTTATGCATTTATCACTTTATGAAGGAATAAATTACGAATATCTGGCAATAGGACATCCTGTAAACGAGAGCTCCACAATAGGGTTACAAATAATGTACCTTAATTATGGTAGTATGGACAAGACATTAGAAGATGTTAACGGTGCATATGATGCGGTAGGCAGTGTAGGCACTTTCGGTGCTAAAGACATTGGTGGCGCGATAAGTTACGGCAAACAGGTTGACGATACAATCAATGTAGGTGGTAGTTTAAAGATGGTAAACCAGAAGATAGACACAAACAATGCATCCGGATTTGGGTTAGATTTAGGGGTAGAGTATGTCCCTGTTAAAGGTGGAATACAATTAGGTTTAGCGATACAAAACATAGGTGGAAAAGTAGGCAGCAGCAGTATGCCGAGCAATATAAAAGCCGGGCTAGGCAAGAAGTTATCGGCATTTGAAGGCGAGAACAATTTAACGGTAGCAGCAGATGTTAATTATAGATTAGACAATACAGGTATAAAAGAGAATATAGGAATGGAATTAATGATTGCTGAGATGATAGGAATCAGAGCAGGTTATAAAATAGGATATGATGAAGAGACCTACACGTTAGGCGGCGGGTTTAAGATAAATGGTGAAAGTTCTACGTTTAATATAGATTATGCGTTTGTCCCGACAAAAGACTTAGGTGACACACACAGGATATCGTTAGGGATAAGGTTTGGGGCAAAGGAATAG